The genome window AAGCAAGGTTGTTCAGTGAGtatgcctattgtgtaatatactgttgaagtaggtctactgttttttttagctACACCTATTACagtaggtggtccgtgaggtttctATTTATTGGtgaagtggtccttggtctgaaaaagtttgagaaacactgccctaAGGAACAAAAATGGACCCCAACCGTACCTCCTTTTCTGAGTGCagttcatatgatatttttAGACATGGGTATAAGTTCGTATTCTCTGCAATTTGTTTATTCTAGCTGAAGAGATGCGCAGCAtcatgtgtgagtgagcatgATGCATCATTTTAATTAGAAGGAGGAGCTAGCCTAGGACAGGAGGAAGGATGGAAGGGAGGATAGACAGGGAAATTATCCGCACCCACTGTGTTCACTTGCTACACGTTCTTGCTGATATGATAGCACCTGTGACATAGGCTACCCACCAAACAAGAGAacactagcctacatcaaaAATCTTTCGAATATCATCGCGAGACGACGTGCAAATTGACTAAGAATTTGCCCATGGTGTCATGACTTGTCCGTATAACATCCCGTTACAACTCCACTGCCATAGAGGGCGAGCGTGAGCCGACTACTTGGTGGCTAGTTCAAACGAAGAAATTGCAGTTGTGTAATTAACCCTTTTGTTTCCGTTGGCCCTGCAGTATGTTTACGATGCAAGAAACTTCGTGTATGTTAGCTCACAATACAGCTTTCATATACCCTATCAAGCTATCGGTGTTTGTTCTTACCAGCGCTCGTtcattgttaacattgttgtaATGTTAGCCTGCCGGTCTTAGTTTAGCCTGATCAGAGAcggttaactatagaatctttggccTGATTCTTATGACTGACAAAAAGGTCTGCTAGTCGGTCCCGTCCCAGCCCAGCCTCGTCTAAACGGCGTGTGAAATAGGCCTTTATTCGTGTTTGGTAAAACAAGAGTTTTAATTTTGTGTCAAACATGGAGACGGCCCTGGCGGAAAAGGCATCTCATGATCTGCCAAAAACAACGTCCGAGCCTTTATCAGCTTTTATGTTGGCTAAGATAGAACGCAATAGGCAACGGGCActaatgttgagacaagcacgacTGGCGAGCCGACCGTCTTCAGCATTGGGAGAAGGTAGGTAATCTAgggcagtgtttcttaactggtgggtcgggacccaaaagtgggtcgcggaACCATTCTGGGTGGGTCGTACGTGGAGCTTGtgggtaaaaaaataaataaataatcaccCATTTTAAGTGCTACTTTGTCAGATCTACAGTACTATCTTAATATCctgaagacttcacaaatgtaatgccaaacatcagcatgttctaaacaagtaggcctacaggcactttgcgTGTCTTACCATGTACAGTAGCTCACCTTGTTGGCTTGAACTtgaacactaaaaaaaaaaaaaaaatgggtcgcGACTAAAttaacatgggaaattgtgggtcccaaagccagaccagttaagaaccactgatctagggTAAGTTAGGCTAGGCTAAGTCATTTTGGCACAGGTGTACGCGTCCTCATATTTAACAGATGTCTTGGAGAAACCTTTTGCGATGGCGACTCACCTCTAAAGAATCCCCATCATACATTTTTCAGGTGGGACTTGTGCAAAAGTCGCGAAAACAGTTGATTCGGGAGCAGGCTTTTTCattgaagatgatgatgaagaagacGGACAAATAGCAAAGAAACTGACCCAGCAGCCAGGTACGGACTGGAAACTTCAGTGTTGAGAGGAGGCCCACCTGTCTGACCCTTTGCACTTCCCCATGTTATGTTCTGCGTGCTGCTTACACTAAAATGGTAAAATTGGAGTTTTTTTTGTTGGCCTACTTCATacaataggcctatttgacataATGGTGGTTTTGTTACTTTATTAGCATTATGGTGAAGTGTTATATTAAGCTGTCTCCTGAATTAACGATGTTGTTAATTCTGTTTCTCAGATCGTATGTTAATTGAATGTAATTTCATGGGTTGCAGCTCCTGTAATCGAATCTGAGTATctggtgtgtgaggagtgttCCAAGCCATTCATGGACTCTTACCTGAGCAACAGTTTTGATTTAGCAGTATGTGACAAGTGCAGGTAACCAAACACTTTCCATTTTAAACAAACACTTTCAACACAAACCATTTTAAATAATTAGCTATAACTTGGTGTGGTTAAAATCCACACACCTCCAAAGCCACTTAGGCACATCCCCCAAAATAAAGAGAACATGTTCAAGGAAGCACCTGCATCTGTCTGCAAGCAGTAGTAtttttcttctgtgtgtgtgtgtgtgtgtgcacgtgcacgcaTGCATGATTAGGGCCAACGGTTTACAGCTGTGGATAAAACAAGGTGAAGGTCTCCAGTAGATGTGTGTTTTTCATAGATGTCATTTAATCTACTTTGTGTGCTATGGTCTACTGGTCAAGCGAATGTGTTTTGAGTTATGCATAATTGGTCATCAGAAATGACAAGTGGTAGGCgtatgtgtaaaatgttaaataaaaatgtcatgaaggcagataaaaagaaaaaaacaggttGTGCAACAGGATGTATTTAAATGCTGGACGACGGGTCTTGGGTTTACCCCTCTGCACTGATTCAAGCCTAGCTGTATGGATCTGTATTTGTATGCATGTTGATGACTCTAAACAGGAAGGCCCTCAATAgaaaataatatataaatatataaataaaaagaaaagaagacaaaaaaagataaaaagaaaAAGCTTAGAATTACATTCAaggataaaaagaaagaaaatataaattaaagttatatGAAGCAAGCATGTTACCCATCTTTCAACAAACCttgctgtgtgtttgtacttCTTCGTGTTTTAGggacaatgaggtgaagcacaagcTCATCTCTCGCACAGAGGCGAAGCAGAACTACTTACTGAAGGACTGTGATCTGGACAAGAGGGAGCCACCACTACGCTTCATTCTCAGAAAGAACCCCCACAACACTCACTGGGGGGACATGAAGCTGTACCTCAAGCTGCAGGTGGCCTCACACCCCTACTACTGGGCTCACATAAGCCCCTTTCAAACATGCACTGGACTCCGGACAATATTCCAGCAATCAGACGGGCGGGCTAGACACATTTACTATGAACACTGGGATTAGGAGTGAGGAAGTTGGTTCAGTGTGCTGTTTTTAACCTACCAGAGTCCTGTAAAATCGCTGCTGCTGCTAGgccaataacaaaacaaaatagtTGATTTCCTTTGTCTACTTAGGTAAAATGTCCATGTTAAACATACGGTTGCATATTACATGTACAGCAATGGGAATGTTGATAATAACTGTATTGCAGGTCATTCAAAATGATTAAGAAAGTTCTATGACAAATATTGGTGAAAGGTGACAACCAGAGTGGTCCCTGTGGAGCTGGTCCATGTTGAACTTGAGTGACTGTGGTTTCAGGTGGAGATGCGCTGTATGGAGGTGTGGGGGAGTGAGGAGGCGCTGGAGGAGGCTAAGGAGACACGTGAGGAGAACCGAGAGGTCCAGAAACAAAAACGCTTCAACAAGAAGGTCAAAGGTAAATAAACTGACCTATGCTTTGTCTTCAATAGTGCAAAACatttgtgtgtgcgcttgtcaAGGATGATTTATGTGCGCAGTCAACTGTTGGTCTTaatcaaatacacacagactcacaatgTTTTAAATGAACTATTGGCTGGTtcactgactgacacacactatATGTTTACCACAACCCACTCAGTACAAAAACCCAATGTCTCTTTGGCAGAGCTGAGGAAGGCGGTGAGAAGCAGCATGTTCCGGAAGGACACCAGCATCCACCAGCATGAGTACGGCCCTGAAGAGCTGGTGGACGAGGAGGAAGACCTCTACAGGAAAACCTGCACTAGTTGTGGTCATCAGCTCACCTATGAAAAGATGTAGCCTGTACCTGCCATCGTCGGATTACATTAAAAGAAGATAACTACATAGAACATCTTCACCTGGGACCAGCATTTGGACCTAAGTCACCTGCTCTGTGGCGCTCACTTGTGTGAGGATGGCATAAGTCTCAGGGAGCATATCCAGGTGTCATCTTCAGAACTAACCATAAAGCGTCCTCGGGGCATTTTTTCACCTAAAATGTATTCTGCATCAGGTTTACTATGGCAGAATCCTATGGATTATTTCCCTTAGAAACGCGACCTACGAGTACACCAGAACATCTTGTCTGAGGTCCCTGGCTGATTACCTTGCTTCAGTAAGGTAAATCCTCTAACGGGACCACATTTGTCTGTGGGTAAAAAAAACAACGGACCGACCTCTTCATGGAGCAGGAGCTATTATGGAACAATTTAATGATTAATGACCATTAAAAATGCATATTCCTaaatgttttgattttgttacAGAATTGTCTACGGTTTTCTACATTTAACTGTTTTTTTCATACACCTTTTCAACATGCTAGATCATCGTTTTATCTCATTGTGGAGTAGTGCTTTGTGAGCAGCACTTCCTACCTGCAGTAGCCAATCCCTTTGCTGCTAAATTGAAAGAGCCCTGAATCTCAATCTCTGATTATCAGTTGTACCTCTAATGCTGTGTCACTAGATGGTGTTGGAGAGCAGTTACTGTCGGAGCGGATTTTTTCAATGCAGATCTCCATTTAAATGTTCTTTTagtctaggactaggcttaataCATACCGGATACATTAACACCGGATTATAAATTAAGGATAAATTAAGGATGAATATAAATACTATTGATGTTGATTATGTCAGTACTAATGTAGATTTCTGCTGGTTAAAATGTGTTAAGTTGTAATCTGCCCTGCCACCTGTGTGCTCGCCCTAGGCTGCCTCTTTGGAGGCTGCCCTGGGTTAACAGGAACCTCACGTCTACTTTAACCTTGTGGTACCCCACCCCATGAGCTTGGTAACTCACTCGTTGTAGAGAATCCATCGACCGTTAACTGAGAAATTCTTAAGGGGAGTTCAGTTTCAGGTGCATTTTCCAGTTTACGACCAGTGGGCAAACTGCTAGCAGATGCATTCCGTTCTCTCACTACTTTGCACTTGTTTATCTCCACAGAGGGACATCTTGGAAAGTCTAGgaaaaaagttgaaaaaagtCTAGGAACATCtagggaaaaaaggaaagtaatgCATTTTGGACTATGACCTAGTAGGAAGGTTACAAGGAATTCATAGGGAAGGCTTATGGTAATGTGATAAAAATAGCATAATTGTATACTGTTACAATGACATTGTGGTGTGGTTGTCATGGTCTGATTATGGTTTGGGCGAAAATAAATTGTGTAGATTGGTCGAGCTGTTCCACACTAGAGATTTGTAGCCGTATGTCCTGCATCCTGCATTGATGACCGTTGCTCTGAGGATTGTAACTCGTCCCCTTGTTGAGCCTGCTGGAGAGAGACGTGGCAAATGAGACAGACCACCTGAAATGTATTTAAATATAAGGACATGGCTGGTGTATGGGCCAAAGCCGCCAGGGCCTTACCACAGATGTCTGACATACCTTAAATTATTGATGACAGCTCTACATCATCCTTGGCTTTTTTAGGCACTTGTTACCCAGAGTACAACCAAAGGGCAAGACAATAAATAATATCAAACATGGCAGTCAAAGTTATTGTCCCTGATAGGGTAGGGCAGAATGTGTAGTCAAGAAGATCAAACTGCCAGAACTGACTTCCAGTAATGATTCCATAGCCCCAGGAGTGAACTCATGTTCAAATGAGCTGGTGTTGCAGGgttgtgctgttgttgttgttgttgtgctgttgttgttgttgttgtgctggATGGGTAGTTAACATGGTATGATTCCATAGCCCCAAGAGTGAACTCCTGTTCAAATGAACTGGTGTTGCAGGgttgtgctgctgttgttgttgtgctgttgttgttgtgctgGAGGGGTAGTTAACATGGGGGTTATGCCACAGGGATGAGACCAGTGTCTTGGAACCTGCTAGTGTGGTCTCTTATAGTTATTTCATCACCAAATTCAGTTGCAATATAGCTGTTAGCAATATAGGTCTGTTAATGTTTACTTAGAAATATCCAAAGTAACttacaacaataacaattagtATTGAAGCTTAAAGTGGTCAAAtagaattaaaataataataatggacTAATACTatagtttttctcagtcactttggcgcaattctcagatcagaattgaaattctcaaaactgtttGTTCAAACTCCATATTATCGTCACTTGTGCAAATCATTAAAGTAGTTTCTCCCCATCTTGAACAAACAGCAATGGTTTAGTAcgtactgtacatgcaactgattttgtacaaaagtctgttttttacatttccaattgtcatgttggtcaaaatgcactatagttccatgctgaatagtcctaccccataaaacagattggccttatttcatcgcttgagtcattacatgcaAAAGTGCTGAACTAGTTGTCATGTCTGTctagcatacagtatatacatatatgtgacctgaaagacagaaacatcaggatgtatagaaagatgtacagtggtgcacagctctgaccaaggggtgctttactgtatattggtaatttttcatttgcacaatgctgtaaaagcctttgttttatttatacTGTCACAATGTCTGTCAACAGTAAAAACTTTTAAACATATCCACAGTCTTGAAatcaaccccctccacacacaataatgtgaaACTCCTTGTAGTTTTGAAATAGCTATGCAACATAGAAAATAGTGATACCTTGCACATTGTTCATTAGAAAAAACTTACATattgacaacaagacaaaacagtttGACTATCTTGACAAAAACAATGGCATAAGGACTTTTTGGAAAGGACACATTTTGATTACACTGACAGTTTCACTGGTATAAATACTTACTTTTGAGACAAACaaagcattttgagcaagatTCAAAATACTTTGTTTGTCTCAAAAGTAAGTATTTATACTAGTGAAAAAAACTGTTTTGCAAATGTTAATGATTtcagaaatgcaccaaagtgactgagaaaaactgtaatactgcAACTATTTTAATACTGCTACATCTTACATCGACTTTATCACAGATGTAAATGTTACGACTATGATGCTAAGAAACACTAATGTTAACTGGGCTTGTCACTTGCCCTAATGTCTAGCTTCAGATTTGAATCAGTTGAAGTCAGTTAATATCAATAGCAAACAAAGATGTTTTCTTAATCCTAATGTATAGACAATGGAACTTCAGTCTATAATGTGTATAATAATATTTACAAAGTATAATCTGATAATTCCTTGATGAGTAAATAAGAGACCTTTATTATTATCTAGGTACAAACAAACCAAGACTGAGACAGCTAAGACTGTGGAAAATGAGATAgcaagccgcaggacagtggtccccaaactttttcttccgagggccagctcactatgcctggctctaagagagggccagagactcggagtatatcaaccATAAATATCTTAAtactgtgaacaacagcagtctaccttagttgaatattccattacatttaatcatccctgcaatttaataccattgctagctgtgtttatgttgccaccatgccatatcagtgtaaaatgtagctcaaatgaaataatactaataaaaagactatgtttctttgcatacatagctcaagttgtgaacaagcaatatcctacaaataatttaaagttatcaaactatgagagttttatgaagtgctggcaaacacatctgaaatgaccaccattctaactttcactcacctgatgagaactttgaactctgtatgaacatttgaacgtgtgaataaaaaatagaaataattatcccagaaagtcccagaaatatgacttgaatagaagttagttagttattaacaaataattcataaacttttagaaatactttgagcactgatgcagtcaacataggcctcttacattgtttgcaggtaggcctacatttcattccgttttcgatggcaaacgcgaaaccgcgccaaaacaaccaccagtggacaaaacgagtattacatgtgtactgttaagactcgccatagagaataaATGGGGAAATTACGccggttatagtttgacgatgtcgtaggctactcccgtgcgggccagatgctatataccacggacatgtttcggggggccacccaaaatgagttggcgggccgtagtttgagGACCACTGCCGCAGGAgaatgatgcatgttactttCAATCAGTATCAAAGTTCATACACCACATGGCCATAGCATTATGAGTccacatttttctcatttctaCCCTCCACAAAGACTGAAAGCAGTACCCAGTACAGTGCAATCTACATTACAGTCCGTATTTTGCACTGATTGTCCTCTGAGTGCTGTTTTCAAGGCTTGTTGAGTCGCTGTGGCAATCATACTTGCTGCTAGTTGATCTACCATGACCACCATGCATAAGTAAGAGTCGCCCTCCATATATGAGGATCAGTGTGTTGTAAATGTTTGTTGCCTCCAAATCCATCCATCGACATTTATTTTATGGTTTCCTCAAATGGGGAATCCAAAAACGCCAGGCCCTCCAGTGCCAAAATGTACCCACTAGCACAggttgctccccccccccctcccatcatGAAACCCAAGCTGTTCCAAATTTTATGACAACTCGTCTTGCCTTCTGACATACCAAGCAATGATATATTGCCCTGATGCATCTCAAAATGAATACCATTACTGTGGATGAGATGCTACGTCTGTGCAGTCGCCTAGGCCTTCTGTTGTATTTCTTCATGCAGACACTTAGTTTGTTTGTAAACATTATAGAGGTTTTGTTTGCACTTTGGCATGTGATTAACTAGCTGGCCTCTTGATTTGGACATTAGAGATGTTATCTGAGAGGGTCTGCTCTCCAGCACAGAATCCAGCCACCAAATTCCTCCTACTCGTATAACCACAACCTCTCACATGCCCTGTCCCTGtcattgtgtgttcatgtctgtgtgACTGAATGTCTGTTTCATGGTCTAGTCTGCTTAAATTACTGTCTCCTCTCTATCCATCGATAAACTACCAGCACATTGCCTGGctcatctctccttttctttggaTCATGCACAAACCGTCTGCCAGTTTCCAACTCTGTCTGCTTGTGCGatttctgtctctcctttttATCCCAATACGACTGGCTGTTGGCCTATATGTCTAagtttgtctgtctttctgtctttttcttgtTCTCAATCTACTGTCAAatctactctttctctctctctctctctctctctcagcctgctGCTGTGGTAGTGACGCCTGCCGCTGTGTTCACTAGCCATCAAAGGTCAGCTCAGAGCCAGGGGTCAACGGGCCACAGAGCCTGCTCAGTGGCACCAtgtgttgtgcttgtgtgactgcGGCCGAATCCCTGGTTTATGGTGGTGGCATTTGTACAGTGTTTGGGATGTTTCTGCAGTGATTCACAGTCCCTCTCAGATCCAGCAGCAGATCAAAATGCCTGCccaggggaaggggggggggggggggggtgtaagatTGCATATTTGAAATATGTTATTTATGTGTTTTGCCATAGACACTAATTTTT of Alosa sapidissima isolate fAloSap1 chromosome 1, fAloSap1.pri, whole genome shotgun sequence contains these proteins:
- the xpa gene encoding DNA repair protein complementing XP-A cells, which encodes METALAEKASHDLPKTTSEPLSAFMLAKIERNRQRALMLRQARLASRPSSALGEGGTCAKVAKTVDSGAGFFIEDDDEEDGQIAKKLTQQPAPVIESEYLVCEECSKPFMDSYLSNSFDLAVCDKCRDNEVKHKLISRTEAKQNYLLKDCDLDKREPPLRFILRKNPHNTHWGDMKLYLKLQVEMRCMEVWGSEEALEEAKETREENREVQKQKRFNKKVKELRKAVRSSMFRKDTSIHQHEYGPEELVDEEEDLYRKTCTSCGHQLTYEKM